The proteins below are encoded in one region of Acidimicrobiia bacterium:
- a CDS encoding FAD-dependent oxidoreductase, giving the protein MPDREIAIIGGGVAGATAGLFAARNGRDVVILNGGLPGGQLLNISAIEDFPGFPEGVAGFDLCPSVQDQAMSAGAAFEMADVTSLSQSGGAWSMTTPAGELSAGAVVVASGSRPRTLGLDREEELTGRGISHCASCDGPLYRGQVVGVVGGGDSALQEAIELTGHVDQVVLFHRGPAFSGQSTYETRVLGNSKIVVRFSTVVDEILGAAAVEGVRCRATSGGDAEDVKLGGLFVYVGSEPNSSFLPAELALDHHGRIPTDARMRTALGGLLAAGDIRSESAAQAVAAAGDGATAAVTAHRYLAGEPWPGSLG; this is encoded by the coding sequence GTGCCCGACAGAGAGATCGCCATCATCGGAGGCGGAGTCGCCGGCGCCACTGCCGGTCTCTTCGCGGCACGCAACGGGAGAGATGTCGTGATCCTCAACGGCGGGTTGCCGGGAGGCCAGCTCCTCAACATCTCCGCCATCGAGGACTTCCCGGGCTTCCCGGAGGGCGTAGCGGGATTCGATCTGTGCCCCTCGGTGCAGGATCAGGCGATGAGTGCCGGCGCCGCTTTCGAGATGGCCGACGTGACGAGCCTCTCCCAGTCGGGAGGAGCCTGGTCGATGACCACACCGGCCGGAGAGCTGTCGGCTGGTGCCGTGGTCGTGGCGTCGGGATCGCGCCCCCGCACCCTGGGACTCGACCGCGAGGAGGAGCTGACGGGACGTGGCATCAGCCACTGCGCCAGCTGCGACGGCCCGCTCTACCGCGGCCAGGTCGTCGGGGTGGTCGGGGGAGGCGACTCGGCGCTCCAAGAGGCCATCGAGTTGACCGGGCACGTCGACCAAGTCGTCCTCTTCCATCGCGGCCCGGCGTTCTCCGGCCAGAGCACGTACGAGACGAGGGTGCTCGGGAACAGCAAGATCGTTGTCCGCTTCAGCACGGTGGTCGACGAGATCCTCGGCGCGGCCGCCGTCGAGGGCGTGCGGTGCCGCGCCACATCAGGAGGCGATGCCGAGGACGTGAAGCTCGGCGGGCTGTTCGTGTACGTCGGCAGCGAGCCGAACTCCTCCTTCCTGCCGGCCGAGCTCGCCCTGGATCACCACGGGAGGATCCCGACGGACGCCCGGATGAGAACGGCGTTGGGCGGACTGCTGGCAGCGGGCGACATCCGCAGCGAGTCCGCTGCCCAGGCGGTTGCCGCCGCAGGCGACGGGGCGACGGCCGCCGTGACCGCCCACCGCTACCTGGCGGGCGAGCCCTGGCCGGGAAGCCTGGGCTGA
- a CDS encoding UGSC family (seleno)protein — protein MEADYGVPTVAVHADVFARLVDSVVKVNGMPGARRAFVPTPVLNKTPGELRAYVEGDDPYRKRPFMSVVIDSLTDPVPMEDLRGVSFDRSTARLVEPDMEEDLHRAFRERGWTDYLPIVLPTEERVEAMLAGTSRRPDEVVGRMRPTGYRELWEYTVEKVAVNAVMAGGDPAYFPVILALASTGLTARQSSTSSMANMVVVNGPIRHEIGMNMGLGALGPYNHANATIGRAYGLLSQNVQGGSVPGETYMGAQGNSFAYNSVTFAENEENSPWDPLHVQHGFAPDESTVTSFYVWGNTWTEGLRSTWQEKVKAMLGSMDPYLGCILVLDPIVAKEFHQLGFATKDELIDWIHENVRIPAKRYWETFSMRNLMKEVAAQGVEPYASYLAAGPEELIPSFEKDRINVVVVGGSSNGQWSSFNGRPLDPRFRNQPSDPVTVSIEPWR, from the coding sequence ATGCCGGGCGCCAGGCGGGCATTCGTCCCGACCCCGGTCCTCAACAAGACGCCGGGCGAGTTGCGAGCGTACGTCGAAGGAGACGACCCGTACCGCAAGCGGCCGTTCATGTCCGTCGTGATCGACTCGCTCACCGATCCGGTCCCCATGGAGGACCTCAGGGGCGTCTCCTTCGATCGCTCGACCGCCCGCCTCGTGGAGCCGGACATGGAGGAGGACCTCCACCGCGCCTTTCGGGAACGAGGGTGGACGGACTACCTGCCCATCGTGCTGCCGACCGAGGAGCGCGTCGAAGCCATGCTCGCCGGCACGAGCCGGCGGCCCGACGAGGTCGTCGGCCGGATGCGCCCCACCGGGTACCGGGAGCTCTGGGAGTACACGGTGGAGAAAGTGGCCGTCAACGCGGTCATGGCAGGCGGCGACCCGGCGTACTTCCCCGTGATCCTCGCCCTGGCATCGACCGGCTTGACCGCCCGCCAGAGCAGCACGTCCTCCATGGCGAACATGGTGGTGGTGAACGGCCCGATCAGGCACGAGATCGGAATGAACATGGGTCTCGGCGCGCTCGGGCCCTACAACCACGCCAACGCCACCATCGGCCGAGCGTATGGGCTGCTCTCCCAGAACGTGCAGGGCGGCTCGGTGCCCGGCGAGACGTACATGGGAGCGCAGGGGAACAGCTTCGCGTACAACAGCGTCACGTTCGCGGAGAACGAGGAGAACAGTCCGTGGGACCCGCTCCACGTCCAACATGGCTTCGCGCCGGACGAGAGCACCGTGACGAGCTTCTACGTCTGGGGGAACACCTGGACCGAGGGGCTCCGCAGCACGTGGCAGGAGAAGGTGAAGGCGATGCTGGGGAGCATGGACCCCTACCTCGGCTGCATCCTCGTGCTGGACCCGATCGTCGCCAAGGAGTTCCACCAGCTCGGATTCGCCACGAAGGACGAGCTCATCGACTGGATCCACGAGAACGTCCGGATCCCGGCAAAGCGCTACTGGGAGACCTTCTCGATGCGCAACCTCATGAAGGAGGTCGCGGCACAGGGTGTCGAGCCGTACGCCTCCTACCTGGCTGCCGGCCCCGAAGAGCTCATACCGTCGTTTGAGAAGGACAGGATCAATGTCGTGGTCGTCGGCGGCTCGAGCAACGGGCAGTGGAGCTCGTTCAACGGCCGCCCACTCGACCCGAGGTTCAGGAACCAGCCGTCGGACCCGGTGACGGTTTCGATCGAGCCGTGGCGTTGA
- a CDS encoding ABC transporter permease has product MSDTNHAQVTAIDHDIGQIEAEAALPATAPSERDRGWALPILGTLGIVTVAELLVRGGIISTGFLPAPSTIFRALVEEMTTSEFWIAVFDTLRGWALGLGLAILLAVPLGIIVGSNVYVYRSTRFIVDFIRPIPSIAILPVFMLVFGIGFTLKVYIATLASFSPLFFQTMYGVQDVDPVARDTARAYRLGKVITFFFVKLPGSAPYIATGLRLSASIALLLVVGTEMVVGLPGLGNNIIRAQYALNLPRMYSMIVMSGLLGITIAWSFSRMERWLLRWHPSQVKEATV; this is encoded by the coding sequence GTGTCAGATACGAACCACGCTCAGGTCACCGCGATCGACCATGACATCGGTCAGATAGAGGCCGAGGCAGCCCTGCCCGCAACCGCGCCGTCGGAGCGCGACCGCGGGTGGGCGTTGCCGATCCTCGGGACGCTCGGCATCGTCACGGTGGCGGAGCTGCTGGTGCGCGGCGGCATCATCTCGACGGGCTTCCTCCCGGCTCCGTCGACGATCTTCCGGGCACTCGTCGAGGAGATGACCACGAGCGAGTTCTGGATCGCGGTCTTCGACACCCTGAGGGGCTGGGCGCTCGGCTTGGGCCTCGCCATCCTGCTCGCCGTGCCGCTGGGCATCATCGTCGGCTCGAACGTGTACGTCTACCGATCGACTCGGTTCATCGTCGACTTCATCAGGCCGATCCCGTCGATCGCGATCCTCCCGGTCTTCATGCTCGTCTTCGGGATCGGGTTCACACTGAAGGTCTACATCGCGACGCTGGCTTCGTTCTCACCTCTGTTCTTCCAAACCATGTACGGCGTGCAGGACGTCGACCCGGTCGCCAGGGACACCGCCAGGGCATACCGGCTCGGCAAGGTGATCACGTTCTTCTTCGTGAAGCTGCCGGGCTCCGCCCCGTACATCGCGACCGGGCTGCGGCTGTCGGCCTCGATCGCACTGCTGCTCGTCGTCGGCACCGAGATGGTCGTCGGACTGCCGGGGCTCGGAAACAACATCATCAGGGCCCAATACGCCCTCAACCTGCCGCGCATGTACTCGATGATCGTGATGAGCGGACTCCTCGGCATCACCATCGCCTGGAGCTTCTCGCGGATGGAGCGGTGGCTGCTGCGGTGGCACCCGTCCCAGGTGAAGGAGGCGACGGTATGA